CGTGCCGAACTCGCGCAGCTCCGCGGCGGAGAGTTCTTCGAGCGAGCAGCCCTTTTCGAGACAGCGGCGCACCATCTGCCCTACACGCTCGTGAGCCACGCGGAAAGGCACGCCCTTCCCGACCAGATACATCGCGGCGGCGAGCGCGTTCATGCCGTCGGCGGATGCGGCGGCGCGCATGCGGTCGAGATCGAATCCCACCGCGCGCACGAAGCCGGCAGCGGTCTTGAGCGCGAGCACTGCGTTATCAGCGGCGTCGAACACGGGCTGCTGTGTCTCTTGCAGATCCTTGTTGTAGGCGAGCGGCAAGCCCTTCATGGTCACGAGCAGTGCGGTGGCGTTGCCGATCACGCGCGCCGCTTTGGCGCGGATGAGCTCGAGCGCATCGGGATTCTGCTTCTGCGGCATCGCACTCGATCCGGTGGAGAACGCTTCCGGCAGGCGGATGAAGCCGTAGGCCGGCGTGGCGAAGAGTATGGACTCCTCCGCCCAGCGGCTGAGATGGACGAAGAGCAGGGCGAGGTGCTGGACGAACTCGATGGCGAAATCGCGGTCGCTGGTCGCGTCCATGGAGTTGGCGGTGGGCGCGGCGAAGTCCAGTGCGGCGGCGATCTGCTTGCGGTCGAGCGCGAGCGGCGCCCCGGCGATCGCGCCGGAGCCGAGCGGACAAGCGTTGGTGCGCTTGCGGCAGTCGGCCAGGCGCTCGTGGTCGCGCAGCAACATCTGCGCGTACGCGAGCAGCCAATGCGCCACCAGCACCGGCTCGGCCGGCTGCAGGTGGGTGTAGGCCGGCATGGCGGCGTCGCCGGCTTTTTCCGCCTGCTCCGCAAACGCGGAGCACAGATCGAGCAGCAGGTCGCCGATGGTGTCGCTGCTCTTGCGGACGTAGAGACGCAGGTCGGTGGCGATCTGTTCGTTGCGGCTGCGTCCGCTGTGCAGCTTGTATCCGGTATCGCCAATCAGCTCCACGAGGCGGCGCTCCACGAAGTCGTGGATGTCCTCCGCTTCATTGTCATCGAAGAAGGCGGGATCGGCGGCGGCCGCGTCCGCGATCTTCGCCAAGCCATCGCGGATGGCGGCGAGCTCCTCGCGCGTGACAACGCCGGCGGAGAGGAGCGCTTCCGCGTACGCGCTGCTCGCCTCGAGATCTTCCGCCAGCAGACGCCGGTCGAAGTGCAGCGAGCGCTGCCAGCGCTCGAAGTCGGCGTCGCGTGGATGGCGGAACCTGCCCGACCACATCTTCTTATCTTGCGGGCCGCTCATTTCGTCACGGCCTCATGCTTCTTGTTTTTCGACAGCGCGCGCGAACGCGCGGGCAGGCCGAGGATGCGGATGAACCCGGCCGCATCCTTCTGGTCGTAGCTCTCGCCCATGGTGAAGGACGAAAGGTCGGTGCGATAGAGCGAGTTCTCCGACTTGCGGCTAGTGATGGTGATGTTGCCCTTGTAAAGCGAGAGGCCGATCGAGCCGGTGACCTCGTGCTGCGTGGCGGCAACAAAGGCATCGAGCGCTTCGCGCAGCGGCGTGAACCACAGGCCGAAGTACACGAGCTCGGCGTACTTCAAGCCGATGTGCTGCTGGAAGTGGGCGAGGTCGCGATCGAGGCAGAGCGCTTCCAGCTCGCGATGCGCGGCGAGCAGCAGCGTGCCGCCGGGCGTCTCATAGCAGCCGCGCGATTTCATGCCGACGAAGCGATTCTCGACCAGGTCCACGCGGCCGATGGCGTTGCGTCCGCCGATCTCGTTGAGCAGTTCGACCAGCGTGACGGCATCGAGCTTCTGCCCATTGACAGCTCTGGGCACACCCTGCTCGAAGGCGATCTCGACGGCTTCGGATTCTTCCGGCGCAGATTGCGGCGAGCGTGTGAGCTGCCACGTGGTGTCGAGTGGCGCATTCGCCGGATCCTCCAGCTCGCCGCCTTCGTGTGAGATATGCAGCAGGTTGCGGTCGCGGCTGTGGATCTTTTCGCGGCTCTGCGCGACTTCCACACCATGAGCGGCGGCGTAGTCGAGGCAGTCTTCGCGCGATTGTAGTTTCCACTCGCGCCACGGCGCGATGATCTTCAAGTGCGGCGCGAGCGCTTGATATGCGTGTTCGAAGCGGACCTGGTCGTTACCTTTGCCGGTGCATCCGTGCGCCACGGCGGTGGCGCCCTCTCGCAGCGCGACCTCCACTTGATGCTTGGCGATCACCGGACGCGCCAGCGACGTGCCGAGCAGGTACTTATGCTCGTAGACCGCGCCCGCCATGATGGCGGGGAAAACGTATTCGGCGAGAAATTCCTCGCGCATGTCCTCCACCACGACCTTGGAGGCGCCGGTGGCGTACGCCTTCTTGACGACAGCGTCGATGTCGTCCCCTTGTCCCACATCCCCGACCATCGCGATCACGTCGTAGCTGTAGTTCTCTTTCAGCCACGGAATGATGATCGAGGTATCGAGCCCGCCGGAATAAGCGAGCACAACTTTTTCACGCATTTCCATCCCTCCGTGGAGAGAATCGTGTGACGCCGCCGCCGAGCAGGATGAGCAGCACGGCCTTCTGCGCGTGCAGCCGATTCTCGGCCTGGTCGAAGACGACCGAGCGCGAGGAGTCGATCACCGAGTCGGTGACCTCGCTGCCGCGATGTGCGGGCAGGCAGTGCATGAAGACCGCATGTTTGGCGGCGCGCGAAAACAATCTCCGGTTGACTTGATAGGGCGCGAAGATGGCCGCGCGCTGATCGCTCTGGCTCTCTTGTCCCATGCTCGCCCAAACGTCGGTGTAAACGGCGTCGGCCGCATCGAGCGCGGCGTCGGGA
This sequence is a window from Acidobacteriota bacterium. Protein-coding genes within it:
- the argH gene encoding argininosuccinate lyase, giving the protein MSGPQDKKMWSGRFRHPRDADFERWQRSLHFDRRLLAEDLEASSAYAEALLSAGVVTREELAAIRDGLAKIADAAAADPAFFDDNEAEDIHDFVERRLVELIGDTGYKLHSGRSRNEQIATDLRLYVRKSSDTIGDLLLDLCSAFAEQAEKAGDAAMPAYTHLQPAEPVLVAHWLLAYAQMLLRDHERLADCRKRTNACPLGSGAIAGAPLALDRKQIAAALDFAAPTANSMDATSDRDFAIEFVQHLALLFVHLSRWAEESILFATPAYGFIRLPEAFSTGSSAMPQKQNPDALELIRAKAARVIGNATALLVTMKGLPLAYNKDLQETQQPVFDAADNAVLALKTAAGFVRAVGFDLDRMRAAASADGMNALAAAMYLVGKGVPFRVAHERVGQMVRRCLEKGCSLEELSAAELREFGTEFGADFAPALRLDAVIAAHDVVGGTHPQRVAEQLAAVRRQISGARREAHAYA
- a CDS encoding argininosuccinate synthase; the encoded protein is MEMREKVVLAYSGGLDTSIIIPWLKENYSYDVIAMVGDVGQGDDIDAVVKKAYATGASKVVVEDMREEFLAEYVFPAIMAGAVYEHKYLLGTSLARPVIAKHQVEVALREGATAVAHGCTGKGNDQVRFEHAYQALAPHLKIIAPWREWKLQSREDCLDYAAAHGVEVAQSREKIHSRDRNLLHISHEGGELEDPANAPLDTTWQLTRSPQSAPEESEAVEIAFEQGVPRAVNGQKLDAVTLVELLNEIGGRNAIGRVDLVENRFVGMKSRGCYETPGGTLLLAAHRELEALCLDRDLAHFQQHIGLKYAELVYFGLWFTPLREALDAFVAATQHEVTGSIGLSLYKGNITITSRKSENSLYRTDLSSFTMGESYDQKDAAGFIRILGLPARSRALSKNKKHEAVTK